Proteins encoded by one window of Pseudomonas sp. PSKL.D1:
- a CDS encoding aldo/keto reductase has protein sequence MSLPTLHDFHRPLGSTGFKVSPLGLGTVKLGRDQGVKYPNGFTIPGDDEARMLLAQARELGINLIDTAPAYGRSEERLGPLLRGQRDEWVIVSKVGEEFEDGQSSFDFSAAHTRRSVERSLRRLETDHIELVLVHSDGNDLAILEQQEVYQTLATLKQEGKILGYGLSGKTVAGGLKALEQGDCAMVTYNLNEQAERPVLDYAAAHGKAILVKKALASGHICLAPGVDPVQASFELLFSHPGVSSAIVGTINPLHLAHNVATVARILGQH, from the coding sequence ATGAGCCTGCCAACCCTGCACGACTTCCATCGCCCGCTGGGCAGCACGGGCTTCAAGGTTTCGCCGCTGGGGCTGGGCACGGTCAAACTCGGCCGCGACCAGGGTGTGAAATACCCCAACGGTTTCACCATCCCCGGTGATGACGAAGCCCGCATGTTGCTGGCCCAGGCCCGTGAACTGGGCATCAACCTGATCGACACCGCGCCGGCCTATGGCCGCAGCGAAGAACGCCTCGGCCCGCTGCTGCGCGGCCAGCGCGACGAATGGGTGATCGTCAGCAAGGTGGGCGAAGAATTCGAAGATGGCCAATCCAGCTTCGACTTCAGCGCCGCCCACACCCGCCGCTCGGTGGAACGCAGCCTGCGTCGCCTGGAAACCGACCATATCGAACTGGTGCTGGTGCATTCCGATGGCAATGACCTGGCCATTCTCGAACAGCAGGAGGTGTACCAGACCCTCGCCACACTCAAGCAGGAAGGCAAGATTCTGGGTTATGGGCTGTCCGGCAAGACCGTCGCTGGTGGCCTGAAGGCGCTGGAGCAAGGGGATTGCGCCATGGTCACCTACAACCTCAACGAACAGGCAGAACGCCCGGTGCTGGACTACGCTGCCGCACACGGCAAGGCCATTCTGGTGAAAAAGGCCTTGGCCAGCGGCCATATTTGCCTGGCCCCTGGTGTCGACCCTGTGCAGGCCAGCTTCGAGTTGCTGTTCTCCCATCCTGGCGTGAGCAGTGCTATCGTCGGCACCATCAACCCGTTGCATCTGGCCCACAACGTGGCCACCGTTGCCCGAATTCTGGGTCAGCATTGA
- a CDS encoding metal ABC transporter ATPase, whose translation MPRTLIRKNPSNFKTLPLHVEATAEGLVYQSIGMPLNFSQTQQRRKAIQLPDNQHFVAELANLGVSVRLTLHWQNRDFWVLVRQRRQDRGDVVLKLISGYVPAQELNLPLHTAVQEVAEECLLETPEGWLGGRFNDTWLPAPYDAALHYRDAMPFVLSPQSGAARPVHCGNLMLLERPRAYVHLPTASLQLIYDMRLQVPREAKKLSLFHVDERLEGDQLVARLNRKRPDLYLMPLQDGRPLAELYTLKKDELVPASTRGLYLAESFAQQHGWVVSDERIRWKDWVKQQGLVERKPERATHLQRFGDKARALLERARGSLHK comes from the coding sequence GTGCCGCGTACGCTGATCCGCAAGAACCCGAGCAACTTCAAGACACTCCCGCTGCATGTCGAAGCCACTGCCGAAGGCCTGGTTTACCAAAGCATCGGCATGCCGCTGAATTTTTCCCAGACCCAGCAGCGGCGCAAAGCCATCCAATTGCCCGACAACCAGCACTTCGTGGCGGAGTTGGCCAACCTGGGTGTGTCGGTACGCCTGACCTTGCACTGGCAGAATCGCGACTTTTGGGTGCTGGTGCGCCAGCGTCGGCAAGACCGCGGCGATGTGGTGCTGAAACTGATTTCTGGCTATGTCCCCGCCCAGGAGCTCAACCTGCCACTGCACACCGCCGTGCAAGAGGTGGCGGAAGAATGCCTGCTGGAAACCCCTGAAGGCTGGCTGGGCGGCCGCTTCAACGATACCTGGCTGCCTGCGCCCTATGACGCCGCGCTGCATTACCGGGACGCGATGCCCTTTGTGCTGTCACCCCAATCCGGGGCTGCGCGGCCTGTACATTGCGGCAACTTGATGTTGCTGGAACGCCCACGGGCCTACGTGCACCTGCCAACAGCTTCGTTGCAGTTGATTTACGACATGCGCCTGCAAGTGCCCCGGGAAGCGAAGAAGTTGAGCTTGTTCCACGTTGACGAGCGGCTTGAGGGCGACCAGTTGGTGGCAAGGCTCAATCGCAAACGGCCGGATTTGTACCTGATGCCGTTGCAGGATGGGCGACCACTGGCCGAGCTGTATACGCTGAAAAAAGACGAGCTGGTGCCGGCAAGCACGCGGGGGCTGTATCTGGCGGAGAGTTTTGCCCAGCAGCATGGCTGGGTGGTGAGCGATGAGCGGATACGCTGGAAGGATTGGGTCAAGCAACAGGGGCTGGTGGAGCGCAAGCCGGAGCGGGCAACACATTTGCAGAGGTTTGGGGACAAGGCACGGGCGTTGCTGGAGCGGGCTCGGGGGTCACTGCATAAGTGA
- a CDS encoding DMT family transporter: MNAYTYLAIAICAEVIATASMKAVKGLSTPLPLMLMVVGYGIAFWMLTLVVRSIPVGIAYAIWSGLGIVLISVAALVIYGQKLDMPAMLGMAMIVGGVVVIQLFSKTAGH, from the coding sequence ATGAATGCCTACACCTACCTCGCCATCGCCATCTGCGCCGAAGTCATCGCCACTGCTTCCATGAAAGCGGTCAAAGGCTTGAGCACGCCGCTGCCGCTGATGTTGATGGTGGTGGGCTATGGCATTGCATTCTGGATGCTGACGCTGGTGGTGCGCAGCATTCCGGTGGGTATCGCCTATGCCATCTGGTCAGGGCTGGGCATTGTGCTGATCAGCGTGGCTGCCCTGGTCATTTATGGGCAGAAGCTGGATATGCCGGCCATGCTGGGCATGGCGATGATCGTAGGCGGCGTGGTGGTGATCCAGCTGTTCTCGAAAACTGCCGGGCATTGA
- a CDS encoding NAD(P)/FAD-dependent oxidoreductase: MPTAISTDVLIVGAGVAGLWLNARLRRQGFSTVLVERASLGGEQTIKSQGIIHGGTKYALHGALTGASEAIADMPRRWREAINGDGELDLSKTRLLSDAHYLWSPGTLAGNLTSFFASKAVRTRVEQVKGEQLPPALQDRAFKGKVYRLSELVIDVPSLLANLAELAGDSLLAGSRIEPLREGDELVGLQVDDREIRAQRIVLSAGAGTADLLHTLGLKQPAMQTRPLHMVMAKGPNLKPLYAHCLGGGPKPRVTVTTHPAADGQWVWYLGGDLAEADGVAREPAAQIAAAQKEIAQLLPWVDQSLVRWATLRVDRAEPAQSGLVRPDNAFLADEQRLLVGWPTKLALAPDFSDRVMASLERDGIRPGTKAEATDLPRPPLGVPAWEQLLP, from the coding sequence ATGCCAACCGCCATTTCCACTGACGTGCTGATCGTCGGCGCCGGGGTCGCAGGCCTCTGGCTCAACGCGCGCCTGCGCCGGCAGGGCTTTTCCACGGTTTTGGTGGAGCGTGCCAGCCTCGGTGGCGAGCAGACGATCAAGTCGCAGGGCATTATCCACGGCGGTACCAAATATGCCCTGCATGGCGCATTGACCGGTGCATCGGAAGCCATTGCTGACATGCCACGCCGGTGGCGCGAGGCCATCAACGGCGACGGCGAACTGGACCTGAGCAAAACCCGCTTGCTCTCCGACGCCCATTACCTGTGGTCCCCCGGCACCTTGGCCGGCAACCTGACCAGCTTCTTTGCCAGCAAGGCCGTGCGTACCCGGGTGGAGCAGGTCAAGGGCGAGCAACTGCCGCCTGCCCTGCAGGACCGTGCATTCAAGGGCAAAGTCTATCGCCTGTCAGAACTGGTGATCGATGTGCCGAGCCTGCTCGCCAACCTGGCCGAGCTGGCCGGCGACAGCCTGCTGGCAGGCTCGCGCATCGAGCCTTTGCGCGAGGGTGACGAGCTGGTTGGCTTGCAGGTGGATGATCGCGAGATCCGCGCCCAACGCATCGTGCTGAGCGCCGGCGCAGGCACGGCGGATCTGCTGCACACACTGGGCCTCAAGCAACCTGCCATGCAAACCCGCCCCTTGCACATGGTCATGGCCAAGGGCCCCAACCTCAAACCGCTGTACGCTCATTGCCTGGGCGGCGGGCCGAAGCCCCGGGTAACTGTTACGACCCACCCGGCGGCAGACGGCCAGTGGGTGTGGTACCTCGGTGGCGACCTGGCTGAAGCTGACGGCGTGGCTCGCGAGCCGGCTGCGCAGATTGCAGCGGCGCAAAAAGAAATAGCTCAATTGCTGCCGTGGGTCGATCAGAGCCTGGTACGGTGGGCTACCTTGCGCGTCGACCGTGCAGAGCCGGCACAGTCCGGCCTGGTACGCCCGGACAACGCGTTCCTCGCCGATGAACAACGCCTGTTGGTGGGCTGGCCAACCAAGCTGGCCCTGGCACCCGACTTCAGCGACCGCGTCATGGCCAGCCTGGAGCGCGATGGCATCCGCCCGGGCACGAAGGCCGAGGCAACCGACCTGCCACGCCCACCGCTCGGCGTGCCTGCATGGGAGCAATTGCTGCCATGA
- the waaA gene encoding lipid IV(A) 3-deoxy-D-manno-octulosonic acid transferase, with the protein MNRTLYTALFHLGLPLVALRLFLRARKAPAYGQRIGERFACNLPAMRQGGIWVHAVSVGESIAAAPMVRALLKAYPDLPITLTCMTPTGSERIRAMFADEPRIQHCYLPYDLPWAAGRFLDHVRPRLGIIMETELWPNHIHQCAKRGIPVALANARLSERSARGYTRFANLTRPMLAEMSLIAVQTETEAQRFRDLGARPACVQVTGSIKFDLKVDEQLLPRARALRQQWGAEQRPVWIAASTHEGEDALILQAHRQLLQVHADALLILVPRHPERFDAVNALCAEQFATVRRSTGAPVDGETRVLLGDTMGELLFLYALADIAFVGGSLVATGGHNPLEPAALSLPVIMGPHVFNFLEISAMLREAGALQQVDDADGLAAAVRQLIELPQDARRMGEAGRAVMKANQGALQRLLDGLDQLLG; encoded by the coding sequence ATGAACAGAACTCTCTATACCGCGTTGTTCCACCTGGGCCTGCCGCTGGTTGCGCTGCGCCTGTTCCTGCGTGCACGCAAGGCGCCAGCCTATGGCCAGCGCATTGGCGAGCGCTTTGCCTGCAACCTGCCGGCCATGCGTCAGGGCGGGATCTGGGTGCATGCCGTTTCGGTGGGTGAAAGCATCGCCGCCGCGCCCATGGTGCGAGCGCTGCTTAAGGCTTACCCGGACCTGCCCATCACGCTCACCTGCATGACCCCGACCGGTTCCGAGCGAATTCGCGCCATGTTTGCCGACGAGCCGCGTATTCAGCACTGCTATTTGCCCTACGACCTGCCGTGGGCAGCAGGGCGTTTCCTCGACCATGTGCGCCCGCGCCTGGGCATCATCATGGAAACCGAGCTGTGGCCAAATCACATTCACCAGTGTGCCAAGCGCGGCATTCCCGTGGCGTTGGCCAATGCACGGCTGTCCGAGCGTTCGGCCCGTGGCTACACGCGCTTTGCCAACCTGACCCGGCCAATGCTGGCCGAGATGAGCCTGATTGCGGTGCAGACCGAAACCGAGGCGCAGCGTTTCCGTGACCTTGGTGCGCGGCCGGCGTGCGTGCAAGTTACCGGTTCGATCAAGTTCGACCTCAAGGTCGACGAGCAATTGCTGCCCCGTGCCCGCGCCCTGCGCCAGCAGTGGGGGGCTGAGCAGCGCCCGGTGTGGATTGCCGCCAGTACCCATGAGGGTGAGGATGCACTGATTCTGCAAGCCCATCGGCAATTGCTGCAGGTTCATGCTGATGCGTTGCTGATTCTGGTGCCGCGTCACCCGGAGCGGTTCGATGCGGTGAATGCTCTTTGTGCCGAGCAGTTCGCCACCGTACGCCGTTCCACAGGAGCGCCCGTCGACGGCGAAACCCGTGTGCTTCTCGGTGACACCATGGGGGAGTTGCTGTTCCTCTACGCCTTGGCAGACATCGCCTTCGTCGGCGGCAGCCTGGTCGCCACTGGTGGTCACAACCCGCTTGAGCCAGCGGCGTTGTCATTGCCGGTCATCATGGGGCCGCATGTGTTCAACTTCCTGGAGATTAGCGCGATGCTGCGTGAAGCCGGGGCGTTGCAGCAGGTCGATGATGCCGACGGGCTGGCCGCAGCAGTGCGGCAGCTGATCGAGTTGCCGCAGGATGCCCGACGCATGGGTGAGGCGGGCAGGGCGGTGATGAAAGCCAACCAAGGGGCGCTGCAGCGACTGCTGGATGGTCTGGACCAATTGCTCGGCTGA
- a CDS encoding LysR family transcriptional regulator, protein MADQWSLEQLRLFVRVAELRSFSAVAREQRKAQSAISNAIALLEEDLGVTLFERSSGRQPKLTQSGTALLEDARELLRQCERLDGRALALMRGQEALLRVAQDEAMPYQPVIDSLDELASHYPYLEVQLASGAQGDVARKLVERRADLGLFFQHESIPASLERRALGSVEMVTVCAVDHPLAREQHVTRQQLARHRQLLITPQQSGYPGGEAISPHIWRADSFYAMAELLMRGLGWAWLPRHVVQYPTYQAQMVELASDWRPPALVVELAWRRDEPLGLAAQWLAERFAVHLRAIG, encoded by the coding sequence ATGGCTGACCAATGGAGCCTTGAGCAACTGCGACTGTTTGTACGAGTCGCCGAGTTGCGTTCGTTTTCCGCCGTGGCGCGCGAGCAGCGCAAAGCGCAGTCGGCAATCAGCAACGCAATTGCCCTGCTTGAAGAAGACCTGGGTGTCACCCTGTTCGAGCGCAGCAGTGGCCGACAGCCCAAGCTGACGCAAAGTGGCACTGCGCTACTGGAAGATGCCCGGGAACTGTTGCGCCAGTGTGAGCGCCTGGATGGCCGTGCATTGGCTTTGATGCGGGGCCAGGAGGCGCTGTTGCGCGTGGCTCAGGATGAAGCGATGCCCTACCAGCCTGTCATCGACAGCCTGGATGAACTGGCCAGCCATTACCCTTATCTTGAAGTGCAACTGGCCAGTGGTGCCCAGGGTGATGTAGCGCGCAAGCTGGTGGAACGGCGTGCCGACCTTGGGCTGTTCTTCCAGCATGAGAGCATTCCGGCATCGCTGGAGCGGCGAGCCTTGGGGAGTGTGGAAATGGTCACCGTGTGTGCAGTGGACCATCCCCTTGCCCGGGAGCAACACGTCACCCGCCAACAGTTGGCGCGTCACAGGCAACTGCTTATCACCCCGCAGCAAAGTGGATACCCTGGCGGGGAAGCAATAAGCCCCCACATCTGGCGGGCCGACAGCTTCTACGCCATGGCCGAACTGTTGATGCGCGGCCTGGGTTGGGCCTGGCTCCCGCGTCATGTGGTGCAGTACCCCACGTACCAGGCGCAGATGGTCGAACTGGCCAGCGATTGGCGCCCGCCCGCCTTGGTCGTCGAATTGGCCTGGCGCCGCGATGAACCTTTGGGCCTGGCCGCGCAATGGTTGGCTGAGCGCTTTGCGGTGCACTTGCGCGCGATCGGTTAA